In the genome of Desulfofarcimen acetoxidans DSM 771, one region contains:
- the clpP gene encoding ATP-dependent Clp endopeptidase proteolytic subunit ClpP: protein MSTLVPIVVEQTNRGERSYDIYSRLLKDRIIFIGGPIEDYTANLIIAQLLFLEAEDPEKDIHLYINSPGGVVTAGMAIYDTMQYIKPPVSTICLGQAASMGSFLLAAGAPGKRFALPYARIMIHQPSGGMQGQATDIGIHAKEILRMKEILNKLLSKHTKQPLDKITRDSERDFFMSAEDAKEYGIIDQIVTRK, encoded by the coding sequence TTGTCTACTCTGGTTCCGATTGTAGTTGAGCAAACTAACCGCGGTGAAAGATCTTATGATATATACTCACGTTTGCTCAAGGACAGAATTATTTTCATCGGCGGTCCTATTGAGGATTATACTGCTAACTTAATTATTGCTCAGCTTTTATTTTTGGAGGCTGAAGATCCGGAAAAGGATATTCACCTGTATATTAATTCACCGGGCGGGGTTGTTACAGCAGGTATGGCCATTTATGATACTATGCAATACATTAAACCGCCTGTATCTACAATTTGTTTGGGGCAAGCCGCCAGTATGGGTTCTTTCCTGTTAGCTGCCGGGGCACCTGGTAAAAGATTTGCTCTTCCCTATGCCAGAATAATGATTCACCAGCCGTCAGGCGGTATGCAAGGACAGGCCACTGATATCGGTATTCATGCTAAAGAAATATTGCGCATGAAGGAGATATTAAATAAATTACTATCTAAACACACCAAACAACCTTTGGATAAAATAACCAGAGATAGTGAGCGAGATTTCTTTATGTCAGCAGAGGACGCTAAGGAATACGGCATTATTGATCAAATAGTTACCAGAAAATAA
- a CDS encoding NifB/NifX family molybdenum-iron cluster-binding protein, with the protein MKLAIPNDNGQVNQHFGRSKEFIILEMENQKVKTATPVSAAQLAHNHEGLAGLMKDNSVEVVILGGIGPYALQALEQAGLKVITGASGDIMTIAETYARGELTSKNVVCNHHHGDHDHDHGHGHGHSHEHSHGDEKHSHPHDHHSHDHGHKEGHDHKHNHDHSQKGGCGGGCGH; encoded by the coding sequence ATGAAATTAGCTATACCAAATGATAACGGTCAAGTCAACCAGCATTTTGGGCGCAGCAAAGAATTTATTATTCTAGAAATGGAAAACCAAAAAGTAAAAACCGCTACCCCTGTTTCCGCTGCCCAGTTAGCACATAACCACGAAGGTCTGGCCGGCTTAATGAAAGACAATAGCGTAGAAGTGGTTATTCTGGGCGGTATTGGCCCGTATGCTCTGCAAGCACTGGAACAAGCAGGCTTGAAAGTTATTACCGGGGCTTCCGGAGACATCATGACCATTGCTGAAACTTATGCAAGGGGCGAATTAACCTCTAAAAATGTAGTTTGCAACCATCATCATGGTGATCATGATCATGATCACGGGCACGGACACGGCCACAGTCATGAGCATAGTCACGGTGATGAAAAACATTCTCACCCGCATGATCATCACAGCCACGACCACGGCCATAAAGAAGGCCATGACCACAAACATAATCATGATCATTCCCAAAAAGGCGGATGCGGTGGCGGTTGCGGCCACTAA
- a CDS encoding Mrp/NBP35 family ATP-binding protein: protein MAKQNPDCQSCSEKDSGSCDSTTCSKPQKLPQNPSNNIKRVVAVMSGKGGVGKSSVTSLVAVSLAKQGYKVGILDADITGPSIPKMFGISDRPVSDGKALMPIWSKKLNIKIMSLNLLLDNEDDPVIWRGPILAGAVKQFWSDVAWGNLDYLIVDMPPGTGDIPLTAMQSLPIDGIIIVTSPQELANMVVRKAIKMAKMEEVPIIGLIENMSGIVCPHCGDHFNIFGESTAQKAAQQNAIPLLKVLPLDPKLSALCDQGDIEKYEQLLDDITPLLKN, encoded by the coding sequence ATGGCTAAGCAAAACCCTGACTGCCAGTCATGCTCTGAGAAAGACAGCGGCTCCTGTGATTCTACCACTTGCTCCAAACCCCAAAAATTACCGCAAAATCCATCAAACAATATCAAACGTGTAGTAGCGGTAATGAGCGGCAAAGGCGGTGTCGGTAAATCTTCGGTAACAAGCCTCGTGGCGGTCAGCCTTGCTAAACAAGGATATAAAGTAGGTATTTTAGATGCTGACATTACCGGCCCCAGTATTCCAAAAATGTTTGGTATAAGTGACCGGCCGGTATCTGACGGAAAAGCTTTAATGCCTATCTGGAGCAAAAAACTCAATATAAAAATAATGTCGCTTAACCTGCTTTTGGACAATGAGGACGACCCGGTTATTTGGCGGGGGCCGATTCTGGCAGGAGCGGTCAAACAATTCTGGAGTGATGTTGCCTGGGGCAATTTAGATTACTTAATAGTAGACATGCCTCCCGGAACCGGTGATATACCGCTCACTGCCATGCAGTCTCTGCCCATAGACGGCATTATCATAGTTACCTCTCCACAGGAACTGGCTAATATGGTTGTCCGCAAGGCAATTAAAATGGCTAAAATGGAGGAAGTCCCGATTATAGGCTTAATTGAAAATATGAGCGGTATTGTTTGCCCTCATTGCGGTGACCATTTCAACATATTCGGTGAAAGTACAGCACAAAAAGCAGCCCAACAAAACGCTATCCCCTTGCTCAAGGTATTGCCTCTGGATCCCAAGCTAAGCGCTTTATGCGACCAGGGTGATATTGAGAAATATGAACAGCTTTTAGATGATATAACTCCATTGCTAAAAAATTAA
- a CDS encoding ATP-binding protein, producing the protein MKELLIISGKGGTGKTSIAGSFAALAAPVVLVDCDVDAANLHLLLNPEIKEEHEFFGLPKATIDKDKCTGCNLCQELCHFDAISEGMVNPFLCEGCAFCFYICPEQAISLRDNVCGHWFISNTRYGPMVHAKLGIAEDNSGKLVAEVRKNAREAAKEKNLEIIITDGPPGIGCPVISSLSGIDLALIVTEPTLSGIHDLKRVVGLCKHFGVKTAVCINKYDLDEKNTRTIEEYCAEEDIQVVGKISFDPSVTKAMLNGRPVIELAQLNVSQQINAMYNLIYRQIST; encoded by the coding sequence TTGAAAGAACTGCTTATAATAAGCGGTAAAGGTGGAACCGGTAAAACCAGTATTGCCGGTTCTTTCGCCGCCTTGGCCGCTCCCGTGGTTTTAGTTGATTGCGACGTAGATGCAGCCAACCTGCATCTGCTGCTCAATCCTGAAATTAAAGAAGAACATGAATTTTTTGGCCTGCCCAAAGCAACAATAGATAAAGATAAATGTACCGGCTGCAATTTATGTCAAGAGCTTTGCCACTTCGATGCAATATCTGAGGGTATGGTAAATCCGTTTCTCTGCGAGGGATGCGCTTTTTGCTTTTATATCTGTCCGGAACAAGCAATAAGCCTTCGGGATAATGTATGTGGACACTGGTTCATCTCCAATACCAGATATGGTCCAATGGTACACGCCAAGCTGGGCATTGCCGAAGATAACTCCGGAAAACTGGTAGCAGAAGTAAGAAAAAACGCTCGTGAAGCAGCTAAAGAAAAAAATTTAGAAATAATTATAACTGACGGTCCTCCAGGAATCGGTTGCCCGGTAATCTCCTCTCTTTCCGGTATTGATTTGGCTCTGATAGTAACTGAGCCCACGCTTTCGGGCATTCATGACTTAAAAAGAGTTGTTGGCCTATGCAAACATTTTGGGGTTAAAACAGCGGTCTGTATCAATAAATACGATCTTGATGAGAAAAACACCCGCACTATAGAAGAATATTGCGCTGAGGAAGATATACAGGTAGTAGGTAAAATTTCTTTTGATCCTTCTGTTACAAAAGCTATGCTTAACGGAAGACCTGTAATTGAACTGGCTCAACTCAATGTTTCACAGCAAATTAATGCCATGTATAATCTAATATACAGACAAATCTCAACATAA
- a CDS encoding ATP-binding protein has translation MIISVASGKGGTGKTTVSTSLALALDRIRPVLFLDCDVEEPNAHIFLKPAIATTEKVHRPIPMIDYDKCTYCQNCSDICAFNVLAVLEKTVLIFGELCHSCGSCWYQCPEKAITQTDKEIGLIESGKSQNMDFSNGKLNIGEAMSPPLIKAVKAKISPKKTTIIDAPPGTSCPVITSVKDTDFCILVTEPTPFGLNDLKLSVEMLREIGVPCGVIVNRADIGNDDVLRYCTRENIPLLMQIPFDRKIASLYAKGTPIVVEMPEYIEKFQNVYFEIERMVQS, from the coding sequence ATGATTATTTCAGTAGCCAGCGGCAAGGGCGGTACAGGAAAAACAACTGTTTCCACATCTTTAGCCCTGGCTTTAGACAGGATTAGGCCTGTGCTGTTTCTGGACTGCGATGTTGAAGAACCCAACGCACACATATTTTTAAAACCTGCTATAGCAACTACAGAAAAAGTGCATAGACCTATACCAATGATAGATTACGACAAATGCACTTATTGCCAAAATTGCAGTGATATATGCGCATTTAATGTTCTGGCTGTTCTGGAGAAGACAGTTTTAATTTTTGGCGAGTTGTGCCACTCCTGCGGCAGCTGTTGGTACCAGTGTCCGGAAAAGGCCATTACACAGACAGATAAAGAAATTGGTCTCATTGAAAGCGGTAAATCTCAAAATATGGACTTTAGTAACGGAAAATTGAATATAGGGGAAGCAATGAGCCCCCCTTTAATAAAAGCTGTCAAAGCCAAAATCAGTCCTAAAAAGACTACCATCATTGACGCACCCCCGGGAACTTCCTGCCCGGTCATAACTTCAGTTAAAGATACTGATTTTTGTATTTTGGTAACGGAACCAACTCCGTTTGGACTCAATGATTTAAAGCTATCTGTTGAAATGCTTCGCGAAATCGGTGTTCCCTGCGGAGTAATTGTGAATCGTGCAGATATTGGCAATGACGATGTGCTGAGATACTGTACAAGAGAAAATATTCCTCTGCTCATGCAGATACCCTTTGATAGAAAAATTGCTTCATTGTATGCCAAAGGAACACCTATTGTGGTCGAGATGCCGGAGTACATCGAAAAGTTTCAAAATGTATATTTTGAAATTGAAAGGATGGTTCAATCTTGA
- a CDS encoding NifB/NifX family molybdenum-iron cluster-binding protein, with protein MKIAVSAEGQELNSPVNPRFGRCEYFVIYDQQTGSIEAIANPGTSGAGGAGIKTAQALANKKIDVVLVGNVGPNAVETLNAAKIDIYSGITGTVQESIDLYKKGALTKTNQPSVDSHFGLK; from the coding sequence ATGAAAATTGCTGTATCAGCTGAAGGTCAAGAATTGAATTCCCCGGTAAATCCACGATTCGGCAGATGTGAGTACTTTGTAATTTATGACCAGCAAACCGGCAGTATTGAAGCTATAGCCAATCCCGGAACAAGCGGGGCAGGAGGAGCGGGAATAAAAACTGCACAGGCTCTGGCCAACAAAAAAATCGATGTCGTACTGGTAGGAAATGTTGGTCCAAACGCAGTAGAAACCCTTAATGCAGCTAAAATAGACATATATTCAGGTATAACAGGTACTGTGCAGGAATCTATTGATTTATATAAAAAAGGTGCTTTAACCAAAACAAACCAACCTTCCGTAGATTCCCACTTTGGTCTGAAGTAA
- a CDS encoding ABC-F family ATP-binding cassette domain-containing protein yields MIMLQAAHVSKAFGQSIILNDVNINIQEKERVGLIGPNGAGKSTLLKILTGSMNCDSGNIIKPREVSLGYLAQDGGLVSERTIWDEMISVFQELIAKELVLRELEKQMGNGRLSVDIREQQKFMEEYAGLAEELEQKNYYGYEASVRGVLHGLKFTVDDYHTLVRSLSGGQKTRLALGKLLLSQPDVLVLDEPTNYLDMETMSWLEQYLQEYTGAVLVVSHDRYFLDSLVRVVYELVNGRAVRYAGNYSQFVEIKAGQVEQQLKEYKKQSEEITRTEDFIRRNIVRASTTKRAQSRRKRLESMEKAEKPMMQKNVSFSFGLSVESSYEVLRVKNLDIGYKDNPLASGINFEIEKGERVALVGPNGVGKTTLLKTLSGTIKALDGAIFTGINVKLNCYEQEQAKIISTKQVLHELWDEYPHLDEKYVRTLLGNFLFRGDDVFKNASDLSGGERSRLSLAKLVLKKANFLLLDEPTNHLDVYSKEVLEDSLADYQGTLLFVSHDRYFLNKIATRVLELTQFGIIDYIGNYDYYLKNRKSRSINIVELVNREEEIKKEAARHNYQFQKEAQRQKEKLNRRKYELEELIRETESEIALLEKEIYLPEVNQNISLLLEKNNNLESKKLSLEVYLDEWIELADQ; encoded by the coding sequence ATGATTATGTTGCAAGCAGCACACGTCAGCAAAGCCTTTGGTCAGAGTATCATACTTAATGATGTAAATATAAATATTCAGGAAAAAGAAAGGGTAGGTCTGATCGGGCCAAACGGTGCCGGCAAGTCTACACTGCTGAAGATTTTAACGGGCAGCATGAATTGTGACAGTGGCAATATTATAAAACCCAGGGAAGTTTCCTTAGGTTATCTGGCGCAGGACGGTGGCTTAGTATCAGAGCGGACAATATGGGATGAAATGATCAGTGTTTTTCAAGAGCTGATTGCAAAAGAACTTGTCTTGAGAGAGCTGGAAAAGCAGATGGGCAACGGTAGATTATCCGTAGATATCAGAGAGCAGCAGAAGTTTATGGAGGAGTATGCCGGTTTAGCTGAGGAACTGGAACAAAAAAACTATTATGGCTATGAGGCTTCTGTAAGGGGTGTATTGCACGGCTTGAAATTTACGGTTGATGATTATCATACTCTTGTCAGATCTCTGAGCGGAGGTCAGAAAACTCGTCTTGCTTTAGGCAAGCTTTTGCTTTCACAACCGGATGTTCTGGTTTTAGACGAGCCTACCAATTACCTGGATATGGAGACAATGTCCTGGTTGGAGCAGTATTTGCAAGAATATACGGGTGCCGTTTTAGTAGTCTCTCATGATAGGTACTTTTTGGACTCACTGGTGCGTGTTGTCTATGAACTGGTTAATGGCAGAGCGGTCAGGTATGCCGGTAATTACTCGCAGTTTGTTGAGATAAAGGCCGGGCAGGTAGAGCAGCAATTAAAGGAGTACAAAAAACAAAGTGAGGAGATCACCCGGACCGAGGACTTTATCAGACGTAATATTGTACGTGCATCAACCACCAAGCGGGCTCAAAGCCGTCGCAAACGGTTGGAGAGTATGGAAAAAGCAGAGAAACCCATGATGCAAAAAAATGTAAGTTTTTCTTTTGGTCTATCTGTAGAAAGCTCGTATGAGGTGCTAAGGGTTAAAAACCTTGATATAGGCTATAAAGATAATCCTCTGGCCAGTGGCATAAACTTTGAAATTGAGAAAGGAGAAAGAGTGGCATTGGTTGGGCCAAACGGTGTAGGGAAAACCACTTTGCTGAAAACTCTTTCGGGTACAATAAAAGCTTTAGATGGTGCTATCTTCACTGGCATAAATGTAAAATTAAACTGTTATGAGCAGGAACAAGCTAAAATTATTAGTACCAAGCAGGTTTTGCATGAGTTGTGGGATGAGTATCCTCATCTTGATGAAAAATATGTCAGAACTTTATTAGGCAATTTCTTATTCAGGGGTGACGATGTTTTTAAAAATGCGTCTGATTTAAGCGGGGGAGAGAGATCCAGGCTCTCATTGGCTAAATTGGTGTTGAAAAAAGCTAATTTTTTGCTCCTGGACGAACCCACCAATCATCTGGATGTATATAGTAAAGAGGTGCTGGAAGATTCCTTGGCAGATTATCAGGGAACCTTATTGTTTGTTTCTCATGACAGGTATTTTCTAAATAAAATTGCCACACGTGTTCTTGAATTGACTCAATTTGGAATTATTGATTATATCGGCAACTATGATTATTATCTCAAAAACAGAAAAAGCCGCAGTATAAATATTGTGGAGCTTGTCAACAGGGAGGAAGAGATAAAGAAAGAAGCGGCCAGGCATAATTACCAGTTCCAAAAAGAGGCGCAGCGTCAAAAAGAAAAATTAAATCGCCGTAAATATGAACTGGAAGAGTTAATCAGAGAAACAGAGTCAGAAATTGCTCTGCTGGAAAAAGAAATATATTTACCGGAGGTTAATCAAAACATTTCATTATTGTTGGAAAAAAATAATAATTTGGAGAGCAAGAAGCTGTCCTTGGAAGTATATTTAGATGAATGGATAGAATTAGCTGATCAATAG
- a CDS encoding LysM peptidoglycan-binding domain-containing protein encodes MNDTTLNHQLPPCTGGTVYTIRPGDSLLSLASRFNTTVEAITNANPGIVPTNLQIGQQICIPVKPVPGKCQGGFLYSIKPGDTFYNLANRFGIAVDSLIAANPGVDFNKLAVGQEICIPSTPPTPTKCPSGTFAYTIQSGDTYFRLAKRFNTTVRAIREANPTVDQNNLQTGQSICIPR; translated from the coding sequence GTGAATGATACAACATTAAATCACCAGTTACCGCCTTGCACCGGCGGAACGGTATATACTATCCGCCCGGGAGACTCCTTGCTAAGTCTGGCCAGCCGTTTTAATACTACAGTAGAAGCTATCACTAATGCTAATCCAGGCATCGTTCCTACTAACCTACAAATTGGTCAGCAAATCTGTATTCCCGTAAAACCGGTTCCCGGAAAATGTCAGGGCGGTTTTCTCTACAGCATCAAACCTGGGGATACCTTTTATAATCTTGCAAATCGTTTTGGAATTGCTGTAGACTCTTTAATCGCAGCCAATCCAGGAGTAGATTTCAATAAACTGGCAGTCGGCCAGGAAATATGCATTCCTTCCACTCCTCCAACCCCGACAAAATGCCCGAGTGGAACATTTGCCTACACCATACAAAGCGGTGATACTTACTTCCGCCTGGCCAAACGATTTAATACAACTGTCAGAGCTATCAGAGAAGCCAATCCAACGGTAGATCAGAACAATCTTCAAACAGGACAGAGCATCTGCATTCCCAGGTAA
- a CDS encoding LysM peptidoglycan-binding domain-containing protein, which yields MNIRKGMRQTPPCSGGTIYSVRSGDTLSSIARRFNTTVDAIMRANPGIEPNNLQIGQRICIPGSGYGPGSGYGPGPGYGPGPGYGPGPGYGPGSGYGPGAGSGQCPRGTFPYTIRSGDTYYSLADRFNTTVRAIRQANPGINPRELYVGQNICIPR from the coding sequence ATGAATATAAGAAAAGGAATGCGCCAAACGCCGCCTTGCTCTGGCGGTACCATATACTCTGTTCGTTCCGGTGATACTTTATCAAGTATTGCCCGTCGATTTAATACGACTGTAGATGCAATCATGAGAGCAAATCCCGGGATTGAACCCAATAACCTGCAAATTGGGCAAAGAATCTGTATTCCTGGTTCGGGATACGGTCCTGGTTCGGGATACGGTCCTGGTCCTGGATACGGTCCTGGTCCTGGATATGGACCTGGTCCTGGGTATGGGCCTGGTTCGGGATACGGACCTGGTGCAGGTTCCGGGCAATGCCCTAGAGGAACGTTTCCTTATACCATCAGAAGCGGTGATACTTATTATAGTCTGGCCGACAGATTTAATACTACGGTTAGAGCAATCAGGCAGGCTAATCCCGGAATAAACCCCAGAGAGCTCTATGTCGGTCAAAATATCTGTATTCCTAGGTAA
- a CDS encoding IS607 family transposase: MENHISIGKAAKYLGVSINTLRVWEKKKILVPERTPTGHRRYKISQVESFEGKKYSRIQNTVFLYARVSTQKQADAGNLDRQIGRLTEYASNNKYAIQAVFRDIASGLNENRKGLQKLLEAVKETNNALVIIEHKDRLARFGYAYLEKYISDFGGHIVVIEKKDVDEQQELVEDLIAVTTSFSARIYGKRGGRVAKKLSKVIESEVTASEDNGDGDNPGTDT; the protein is encoded by the coding sequence ATGGAAAACCATATAAGTATTGGCAAAGCAGCTAAATATTTAGGGGTTAGTATTAATACTTTACGTGTTTGGGAAAAGAAAAAGATATTAGTTCCAGAAAGAACTCCTACTGGCCATCGCCGCTATAAAATATCCCAAGTAGAATCCTTTGAGGGCAAAAAATATAGCCGAATTCAAAATACCGTATTTCTCTACGCCAGGGTATCTACGCAAAAACAGGCTGATGCCGGGAATCTGGATCGACAAATAGGAAGGCTTACTGAATATGCATCAAATAACAAATATGCTATTCAGGCTGTTTTTCGTGATATTGCCAGTGGTTTAAATGAAAACCGTAAAGGTCTACAAAAGTTACTTGAGGCTGTAAAGGAGACTAATAACGCCTTAGTAATTATTGAGCATAAAGACCGTTTAGCACGGTTCGGTTATGCCTACTTAGAGAAATACATTAGCGACTTTGGCGGGCATATTGTAGTAATAGAAAAAAAAGACGTCGATGAACAGCAAGAGTTGGTAGAAGATTTAATTGCTGTTACAACGTCATTTTCTGCTCGTATATATGGAAAACGTGGCGGCAGAGTAGCAAAAAAGCTGTCAAAGGTCATTGAAAGCGAGGTGACTGCCAGTGAAGACAACGGCGATGGGGATAATCCCGGAACTGACACCTAA